The following coding sequences lie in one Biomphalaria glabrata chromosome 18, xgBioGlab47.1, whole genome shotgun sequence genomic window:
- the LOC106058619 gene encoding glycoprotein-N-acetylgalactosamine 3-beta-galactosyltransferase 1-like, whose translation MQANRVIKTTTPSMLLLQGDDTIAQSLYTKVKVACWILTSPSNLDRKAIYVKNTWSRKCTLVLFMSSVRNDSFPTVGLNTTEGRGHLTAKTMKAFQYLYDNHFNDADWFMKADDDTYVIMENLRYFLSDEDPSQPLYFGQKLKPYIKMGYASGGAGYLLSKESLRRFGLRGDNYTRTCKADTGHEDVEMARCMESLGVKLKPTFDNMNRHRFHFTSPEVYLKATFSDQWKTVFDPEQGRGGIENISNYAITFHYVSGSKMHDLEFYIYHLRPYGILNLPLNLNVKNSSEIN comes from the exons ATGCAGGCAAACCGAGTTATAAAAACAACCACACCCTCAATGCTTTTATTACAAG GAGATGATACAATCGCTCAAAGTCTGTATACTAAAGTCAAAGTGGCTTGTTGGATCCTTACTTCCCCTTCTAATCTTGACAG GAAAGCTATATATGTCAAGAACACCTGGAGCCGGAAGTGTACTTTGGTTCTCTTCATGAGCTCTGTCAGGAACGACAGTTTCCCTACAGTGGGTCTCAATACAACAGAAGGTCGAGGGCACCTGACAGCCAAGACTATGAAA GCTTTTCAATATTTGTACGACAATCATTTCAATGACGCTGATTGGTTCATGAAAGCAGACGATGATACCTACGTCATCATGGAAAACTTACGCTACTTCCTGTCCGACGAGGATCCCAGCCAGCCTCTCTACTTCGGTCAGAAGCTCAAGCCTTACATTAAAATGGGGTACGCTTCAGGCGGTGCAGGCTACTTGCTCAGCAAAGAGTCCCTGAGGCGTTTTGGTTTAAGAGGGGATAACTACACAAGAACTTGCAAAGCGGACACAGGCCACGAGGACGTGGAAATGGCCAGATGCATGGAGAGCCTTGGCGTGAAATTGAAGCCCACATTTGACAACATGAACCGGCACCGTTTTCATTTCACTTCGCCAGAGGTTTATCTCAAGGCGACGTTTTCTGACCAGTGGAAAACAGTGTTCGACCCTGAACAGGGCAGAGGC ggCATTGAAAACATCAGCAACTACGCCATCACATTTCACTACGTCAGCGGCAGCAAGATGCACGACTTAGAATTTTATATCTATCACTTACGTCCTTACGGAATCTTAAATTTgcctttaaatttaaatgtgaaaaataGTTCAGAAATAAACTAA